A stretch of the Porites lutea chromosome 12, jaPorLute2.1, whole genome shotgun sequence genome encodes the following:
- the LOC140953551 gene encoding uncharacterized protein — MRQNRCELLNEDRFSAPEDFLEEKEYTYYDMNREYVNHQAFAKKAEKEQPCINQCCNQNPCAHGGSCTELCEDANHKFNCTCAVGYYGRFCQKRRATSCKEHLQKNGGSNFGVYQLSDPTTISMYEVFCDAISEEGFVWTLIESFSRRNKDEFEDKAFFRDYPKNQEAFKWDRFRLSLPRMIATANRSTHVRATCNFNTEQLQYKDYFRAKLSEIDVLRLSFDEYKKVEFISIRGYNCTGCTAFFFQKDGYHAHSDSYWAPAVKCQFTSASADAVKSPGGEDDFGCYQTVNPVHRCVSSDDSTTQWWFGVRH, encoded by the exons ATGAGACAAAATCGATGTGAGTTGCTGAACGAAGACAGATTTTCTGCTCCTGAAGACTTTCTCGAGGAAAAGGAATACACGTACTATGATATGAATAGAGAATACGTCAACCACCAG GCATTTGCAAAGAAGGCTGAAAAAGAGCAACCGTGCATTAACCAGTGCTGCAATCAGAATCCATGTGCACATGGAGGTTCCTGCACTGAGTTGTGTGAAGACGCCAATCACAAGTTTAATTGTACGTGCGCAGTGGGATATTACGGCAGATTTTGTCAAAAACGAAGAGCAACATCTTGTAAAGAGCACCTGCAGAAAAATGGAGGCAGCAATTTTGGAGTGTATCAACTGTCAGACCCAACGACTATATCCATGTACGAGGTCTTCTGTGATGCCATCTCTGAAGAGGGATTCGTTTGGACGCTTATCGAATCTTTCAGCCGTCGCAATAAAGATGAATTTGAGGACAAGGCATTTTTTAGAGACTATCCAAAAAATCAGGAAGCTTTTAAATGGGACAGGTTTCGTCTCTCGCTGCCACGTATGATAGCCACAGCAAACCGCTCAACGCACGTGCGAGCAACGTGCAACTTTAACACTGAACAACTTCAATATAAAGATTACTTTAGGGCCAAGTTGAGTGAAATCGATGTCCTGCGCCTGAGTTTTGACGAATACAAAAAAGTCGAATTCATTAGCATCCGAGGATATAACTGCACTGGCTGCACGGCTTTCTTCTTCCAAAAGGACGGTTATCATGCGCATAGTGATTCGTATTGGGCGCCAGCGGTAAAGTGTCAGTTTACCAGCGCATCTGCAGATGCTGTTAAGTCCCCGGGAGGCGAAGATGACTTCGGGTGTTATCAAACAGTCAATCCAGTTCACAGATGTGTATCGAGTGATGATTCGACCACTCAGTGGTGGTTTGGAGTCCGTCACTAG